TAGCAAATCCTCAGGCCTGCCCCACAGTAACAACTACCTATACCGTCACTGTAACCGATGCGTTGGGATGCATCGGGACCGACCAGGCTACCGTTTATGTTGCGCCCATTCCATTAGCATTAACTATAACTTCTTCGGATAATACCTGTAATGGTGCATGTAACGGACAAGCTACAGCTAATCCATCCGGTGGCTTTACTCCCTATAGCTATTCCTGGAGTAATGCGACTACGAATCAAAATGCAACTAATCTGTGTGCCGGTAATTATAACGTCACCGTTACTGATGTTCTTGGGTGCATGGCAACTTCAGCAGTTACTATAACTCAACCTACTCCTGTTGTCATTCAGTCAACTTCTATTACTACTGCGAATTGCGGACAAAATGATGGTTCAGTAACAATTTCAATTAGTGGGGGAACTCCGTTTGCCGGTAACGTTTATACAATTCTGTGGCCTGCTTCCGGAAATAGTGCACTAACCGAAAACAATCTCCCTCCGGGCCAGGTTTGCGTTTATGTTTATGACCAGAACGGATGCGGAGACACATTATGCGTTAATGTTCCCAATACACCAGGTGCAGTTGTCAATATTGTTTCATCGGGCAATGTATCCTGTTTCAATTCGTGCAATGGTTGGGCAGTTGGGGATGGTGTCGGTGGCACTGCACCGTATAATTATTCTTGGAATACTCTTCCCGTAAGCCAGGTAAATGATACTGCATTTAATTTATGTCCGGGTACGTGGATTGTAACAATGACTGATGCAAATGGATGTATGGACACGGCGGCCGTGACAATTACGCAACCCACTTTACTTACAAATACGCCAGGGAGTGGAACAACTATCTGTGTTGGACAAAGTGCAAATCTTACTGATGCCGGCAATGGAGGAACTCCGGCTTATAATTATTTCTGGACCGATGGAACAAATAACTGGACTACTGCAAATATCACCGTATCTCCTCTCGTTACCACCACCTACACAGTTTATGTTACTGATGCAAATGGCTGTCAGTCTTCGAATCAAACAGTAACAGTCACTGTGCAACCACCTTTGAATGTTAATGCAATTCCGGCCCTGAGCGTTTGCGCTGGATCGCAGGTTAATCTTTCAGCTGTTGGTTCTGGAGGAAATGGCAATTATACTTATTCCTGGAATCCTGGAAATCTCATTGGGCAAAATGTAAATGTTACAGCAAATGCAACAACTACTTATACCGTTAGTGTAAATGATGGATGCACTACTCAACCGGCAACTGATACAGTTACTATCACTGTCAATCCAATGCCTTTGGTTAATATATCTGCAACTTCACTTACTTCCGGTTGCCAAACACTGTGTGTAGATTTCCAGAATAACACACCGAATACTTCCTCCATACTTTGGACATTCGGAAATAATCTCGGCACTTCCACTTTGAATACCCCTTCTTTCTGTTTTACTTCTGCGGGAAATTATAACGTCAGCGCAACTGTAACTGATAATATTGGTTGCATCGGATCAACTACTCTTTCAAATTATGTAACAGTATGGCCACTTCCAAATGCCGATTTCAGTGCAAATCCTCAGCCCGCCACCATGCTGAACAATATTGTTGATTTTACAGATCTTTCTTCTGGTGGTGTCGTGTCATGGATTTGGAGTTTCGGGTTGGATGATTCTGCATCTGTCTTGCAAAACCCTAGTTATGCTTTTGCAGATTCAGGATATTTTAATGTTCAATTGATCGTCACCAATACTTTTGGTTGCCAGGATAGTATCACTCTTCCAATCATTGTACAGGAAGATTATGCAATTTATATTCCCAATACTTTCACACCGAACGGCGATGGTCATAATGATCTTTTCTACCCACAGGGAATGGGAATTAATCCTGACAAATTTTCAATGATGATATTTGATCGCTGGGGGAACCTGATATTCAGAACTGATAAATGGATGGATGGCTGGGACGGAACTGTTCAGGGAACTTCAAGAACTTGCCAGATTGATGCCTACGTTTACAAAATTGATGTTGTAACTCCTGATGGCTCCCGCCGCGAATATATCGGGCATGTGAACCTGATACGTTAAGCATTTAAAAAAAATCTTTCGCATTGGGCTTGTTATTCTGCTAAAAAATAATATTTTTACTGTTCGAAACGTTGAAATCCCTTAACTGATGAAAAAGATTTACCCCTTTTTTCTGAGTATACTTTCCCTGTCATTTTGCGGAAACTCTCAGGCTCAAAATAATGTCGGAATAGGAACCACAGTTCCAGATGCATCTTCTATTCTCGAAATGCAATCTACAACTCAGGGTGTACTTGTTCCCAGGATGACGGCTGTAAATCGTATCGGTATTGCTACTCCTGCTAACGGACTTTTGGTTTACGATCTGGATTCTATGTGCTTTTTTTATTACAAAGCTGGAATCTGGACAAACTTGTGCAGAGCCGGTGCTGTTGGTGCAACTGGCCCTGCTGGTTCTGCTGGCTCTAACGGTGCAAATGGAATTAGCTGTTGGGATTTGAATGGTAATGGAATAAATGATCCCGCTGAAGATATTAATGGCGATGGTTCATGGGATGCCCAGGACTGTGCAGGTACGGCTGGTCCTGTAGGTGCAGCTGGTCCGGCGGGAGCGACCGGTGCAACAGGTTTGAATGGAATTCATTGTTGGGATCTTAATGGCAATGGTGTTAACGATCCTGCTGAAGATATTAACAGTGATGGATTTTGGAACGCATCAGATTGTGCAGGTGCTACGGGTCCCGCTGGAGCCGCTGGCCCAACTGGGGTTGCTGGCCCTGCAGGTGCGGCTGGTGCTACAGGTCCCGCTGGTGCGGCTGGCCCAACTGGTACTGCAGGTGCGGTAGGCGCTACTGGCCCTGCCGGAGCTGCTGGTCCTACTGGAGTTGCTGGCCCAACTGGTCCTGCCGGTACGGTAGGCGCTACTGGACCCGCTGGAGCTGCTGGTCCTACGGGAGTTGCTGGCCCAACTGGTCCTGCTGGTGCGGTAGGCGCTACTGGACCTGCCGGGGCTGCTGGTCCTACAGGAGCCGCTGGCCCTACTGGGGTTGCCGGCCCAACTGGTACTGCTGGTGCGGTAGGCGCTACTGGCCCTGCCGGGGCTGCTGGTCCTACGGGAGCCGCTGGCCCTACTGGTGTTGCCGGCCCAACTGGTCCTGCTGGTGCGGTAGGCGCTACTGGTCCTGCCGGGGCTGCTGGTCCTACAGGAGTTGCTGGCCCAACTGGGGTTGCCGGCCCAACTGGTACTGCTGGTGCGGTAGGCGCTACTGGTCCTGCCGGGGCTGCTGGTCCTACAGGAGTTGCTGGCCCTACTGGTGTTGCCGGCCCAACTGGTCCTGCTGGTGCGGTAGGCGCTACTGGCCCTGCCGGTGCTGCTGGTCCTACGGGAGCCGCTGGCCCTACTGGTCCTGCCGGTGCGGTAGGTGCTACTGGTCCTGCTGGAGCTGTGGGTGCTACTGGTCCTGCTGGGGCTGTGGGTGCTACTGGTCCTGCTGGGGCTGTGGGTGCTACTGGTCCTGCTGGGGCTGTGGGTGCTACTGGTCCTGCTGGAGCTGTGGGTGCTACTGGTCCTGCTGGAGCTGTGGGTGCTACTGGTCCTGCTGGGGCTGTGGGTGCTACTGGTCCTGCTGGAGCTGTGGGTGCTACTGGTCCTGCTGGAGCTGTAGGTGCTACTGGTCCTACGTGGACTCTCGTTGCTCCGACAGTAAATGCTAATGGTACAGTTACTGACAATGGAACTGCTGGTTCTGGAGGACCAGTAACTAGTACAGGTGCTTTTTGGATTTGCTCTCCCAATACGGCGGGAACAAATTCATTGGTCGCCACTGGATTTTTCGGAACATCCTCTAATAATCACGTTGATCTTACCACCAATAATTTGGTACGTGGTCGACTTTCAAATCTTGGAGAATTTTTCATTGGTACAACGGCCACTGCCTTACCTGGAGACCTGATGAATTCAGTTGATAATGTTACTTTCCCCTGGGCAGTGAATGGATATTCTTATCAGAATGGAGGGGGAACATATGGGGCGATCATGGCGGGCACAACTTCATTCGCAGGTGTTCAGGGAGAATATAATTCCACCTCACTTGGTGTTTATAATACAGCAGGTACTCGTGGTATTTACGCAGGTAGTGGTACAGGAACAGGTTTCAGAACCTTAGTTGGAACAGGCCCTGAGACTGGCGTTACGGGTTCTATTAACACAACTACTTCTACGTATTCATTCGGAGTTTATGGAAATTCTCCTTCAACTGTAAGCCGTACAGGAGGTGTTTTCGGGGATGATGGTGGTTTTGCCCAAGGCGCAGTAGGTTATTATGCCTCCAATGGATTTGATTATTCCATTTATGGATTCGGTCTGGCATATCAAACCGGAGTTGCCACAGGAAGGTTATCAAATTCAAACCAAATTCATAATGGAACCTCTGAAAATTGGGAAGGAGTCGTAAATACTCAAATCGGAATGGGAATTTATGGAGGAGTAATGGGAGGTTGGGTTAGAGGACTTGCATACGGAATGAATGTAAAAGGAAACAGATATTCCCTCTATGTTGATGGATATACATTAACTAATAAACCAATAGCAGAGCTTATTGATAAGCAGGATGGCACCGGAAATCGGGCTGTTGCTTACGCTACCACCTCAATGACCTCCGATGTTAGTTCGCGAGGAAAGGGTCAGCTCTCGAGTGGAGAAATACATATTAATTTTAGTTCAGATTTCAGTTCTGTAATTTCTGATCCTTCTGATTTAGTTATTACTGTTACCCCAACTGGAAATTCGAATGGAGTTTATGTAAGCTCGGTTGATGCTACAGGATTTACTGTTAAGGAAAACAACTCCGGCAATTCTAATGTGCAATTTTCCTGGATAGCGGTCGCTACTATTAAAGGCAATGAAAACCCTGAAATTCCTTCCGAAGTGCTTTCAACCGATTTTGATGTGAAAATGCAGGGAGTGATGTTTAATGAAAATAATAATACAGATACTCCTCAGCCACTTTGGTGGGATGGAACTCAGGTTCGTTTTGATGCTCCCCCAGCTAAACAAAAAGATCCGAATATGGTGAATAATCAGCGCATTGATGTTGATGCCAATGGTGCTGCAAACAGGCATGAAGCTCCCGCTATACAGAATGACTCTCAAAATCAAGTCATGCCGCAAATGAATAATGGCAATCAACAGGCACCTGGTAATTTCAGATCCGGTAATCCGCATTGATAGAAGAAAAAGAATTGTTTTTCTGGAATCCTTTACTGTAAAAAGTGGAGGATTTTTTTTTGCTCAATGCTTCAGCTGTTTCGGAAGAATAAATTTGAGTGTTAGGTAAAAAAGATTATTTTTGTTACACTCCATAAAAGACTTTCAAACCGCTTTTCAAATGAAAAAACTTATACCTCTATTAGCAGGAATTCTTTTTTCCTCGTTATTTCTGAATGCTCAGAATAATGTTGGAATTGGAACCAATGTTCCTGACGCTTCTTCAATACTCGAAATGCAATCTACATCGCAAGGCGTTTTGGTGCCACGTATGAGTACCGCTCAACGTACTGCGATTGTTGCCCCTGCTAATGGCTTGCTCGTTTACGATATTAATTTCGATTGCTTCTTCTATTATATAGCAGCCACCACCAGTTGGCAAAATATGTGTACTGCTGCTGTTTCTACCGGCCCAACAGGATTAACGGGAGCGACGGGTACGGCGGGACCTACAGGGCCTACAGGATTTCATTGCTGGGACACGAACATGAATAATATTAATGATGCATCTGAAGATGTAAATGGAGATGGATTTTGGAACACACTTGATTGTCAGGGAGCAACTGGTGCTGTGGGTGCTGCTGGCCCTGTAGGTGCTGCCGGTCCGACAGGTGCTGCTGGAGTTACAGGTGCCGTTGGCGCCACTGGGGCTACTGGCCCTAGTGGGTCTGCAAGTGCTACCGGTGCTACTGGGCCGACGGGTCCTGCTGGTGCAGCTGGTGCTACTGGGCCTGCCGGCGCGGCTGGTCCGACAGGAGCGGCAGGTGCTACTGGCGCTGTGGGACCAACCGGAGCGGCTGGTGCTGCTGGTCCAACTGGAGCTGCTGGCGCAACCGGAGCGGCAGGTGCTGCTGGTCCAACTGGAGCGGCTGGCCCAACCGGAGCGGCAGGTGCTGTTGGTGCTACCGGCCCTACCGGGCCCACATGGACTTTATCTACTTTAACCTATAATTCAAGTGGGACTATTACACTTAACGGAACGGCAGGATCCGGAGGTCCATTAACAACTCTTGCCGGGGCG
The Bacteroidota bacterium genome window above contains:
- a CDS encoding gliding motility-associated C-terminal domain-containing protein; the protein is MKHITRPLFVSLTMLFGICARAQSPTICPINAGPDQTICSPNCANLSGTFVTTGLTTGYTASTVAYTPDPFNVGTSLALGDDQWSAIIPLPFTFCFYGTAYNNVCIGSNGIISFNTAGAGGYCQWPIGAAVPTGSDPMNTIMAPWQDLYPPGGGQIRYTTYGTAPCRRFVVSWYQVPMYFCTTTLCTQQIAMYETTNVIDNFIQTKPLCASWNGGNAIEAVHNATGTAAVVQAGRNYPTQWTTVNDGRRWTPNGAVNYTVSWYLGATAIASTVNAAAGTVTATVCPGSTSTYTLQATYTNCNNTTQTVSDQMIVNVSALVTSAGPNQNICYGGCATLTGSAAGALSYSWASLPGNTNVGNTATISVCPTVTTTYVVTATSASCSGTDTVLVNVSPMMTASAGPDDSICSGACTILNGSGGVSYSWSPAASITGPSNVANPQACPTVTTTYTVTVTDALGCIGTDQATVYVAPIPLALTITSSDNTCNGACNGQATANPSGGFTPYSYSWSNATTNQNATNLCAGNYNVTVTDVLGCMATSAVTITQPTPVVIQSTSITTANCGQNDGSVTISISGGTPFAGNVYTILWPASGNSALTENNLPPGQVCVYVYDQNGCGDTLCVNVPNTPGAVVNIVSSGNVSCFNSCNGWAVGDGVGGTAPYNYSWNTLPVSQVNDTAFNLCPGTWIVTMTDANGCMDTAAVTITQPTLLTNTPGSGTTICVGQSANLTDAGNGGTPAYNYFWTDGTNNWTTANITVSPLVTTTYTVYVTDANGCQSSNQTVTVTVQPPLNVNAIPALSVCAGSQVNLSAVGSGGNGNYTYSWNPGNLIGQNVNVTANATTTYTVSVNDGCTTQPATDTVTITVNPMPLVNISATSLTSGCQTLCVDFQNNTPNTSSILWTFGNNLGTSTLNTPSFCFTSAGNYNVSATVTDNIGCIGSTTLSNYVTVWPLPNADFSANPQPATMLNNIVDFTDLSSGGVVSWIWSFGLDDSASVLQNPSYAFADSGYFNVQLIVTNTFGCQDSITLPIIVQEDYAIYIPNTFTPNGDGHNDLFYPQGMGINPDKFSMMIFDRWGNLIFRTDKWMDGWDGTVQGTSRTCQIDAYVYKIDVVTPDGSRREYIGHVNLIR
- a CDS encoding collagen-like protein, which translates into the protein MCFFYYKAGIWTNLCRAGAVGATGPAGSAGSNGANGISCWDLNGNGINDPAEDINGDGSWDAQDCAGTAGPVGAAGPAGATGATGLNGIHCWDLNGNGVNDPAEDINSDGFWNASDCAGATGPAGAAGPTGVAGPAGAAGATGPAGAAGPTGTAGAVGATGPAGAAGPTGVAGPTGPAGTVGATGPAGAAGPTGVAGPTGPAGAVGATGPAGAAGPTGAAGPTGVAGPTGTAGAVGATGPAGAAGPTGAAGPTGVAGPTGPAGAVGATGPAGAAGPTGVAGPTGVAGPTGTAGAVGATGPAGAAGPTGVAGPTGVAGPTGPAGAVGATGPAGAAGPTGAAGPTGPAGAVGATGPAGAVGATGPAGAVGATGPAGAVGATGPAGAVGATGPAGAVGATGPAGAVGATGPAGAVGATGPAGAVGATGPAGAVGATGPTWTLVAPTVNANGTVTDNGTAGSGGPVTSTGAFWICSPNTAGTNSLVATGFFGTSSNNHVDLTTNNLVRGRLSNLGEFFIGTTATALPGDLMNSVDNVTFPWAVNGYSYQNGGGTYGAIMAGTTSFAGVQGEYNSTSLGVYNTAGTRGIYAGSGTGTGFRTLVGTGPETGVTGSINTTTSTYSFGVYGNSPSTVSRTGGVFGDDGGFAQGAVGYYASNGFDYSIYGFGLAYQTGVATGRLSNSNQIHNGTSENWEGVVNTQIGMGIYGGVMGGWVRGLAYGMNVKGNRYSLYVDGYTLTNKPIAELIDKQDGTGNRAVAYATTSMTSDVSSRGKGQLSSGEIHINFSSDFSSVISDPSDLVITVTPTGNSNGVYVSSVDATGFTVKENNSGNSNVQFSWIAVATIKGNENPEIPSEVLSTDFDVKMQGVMFNENNNTDTPQPLWWDGTQVRFDAPPAKQKDPNMVNNQRIDVDANGAANRHEAPAIQNDSQNQVMPQMNNGNQQAPGNFRSGNPH